The following proteins are co-located in the Colletotrichum lupini chromosome 4, complete sequence genome:
- a CDS encoding STAG domain-containing protein, translating to MESATASPEPESSRRRSGRVVRAPEKFSPEPVTAPKRKRHDDDDEGNDDDDILSDATMSDAADSDEDRPRARPKKRSGASQGSRARKPAIKKPKTNGVAPSGHSASLPSRPKKSVRIATADRQAEGLYADVFGSGMPSDEVADKWQTRYQANDALAVVELVNLVLQCSGCDLEVTEDDIRDPDNCQARLTELQDLFQEALTEYPLISRAKNTKAFRDLLTGFFRGVVRSVHETDVLYNDATLMENLVRWIASMSTSSLRPFRHTATTVILSLVYGLIDVANTLDARITAIEQQVAQAKRGKNKAKLAEMQRTLNEANENRELCGNHIKDFFDTTFIHRYRDIDPRIRTECVESLGSWIIGLSTVFMQPEYLRYLGWMLSDTVASTRQEVLRQLARIFRRDVQQLGHFIDRFRPRLIEISTKDAEVSVRVAAISVINVLRDTGMLEPDEVDSIGKLIFDSDIRIRKAVVNFFTSCVEDSIEGKMEELGGQDALEETFGEIDEDDYDSPRSTWVNIKCLAENLAAFDAQVEGEQQDNGTGLATAADVTQANVPDTRISLASQVLFEKVPYVKQWELLAGYLLYDHTVSSKSKSKSHGASTETAFKKAVGPQGTEEAILLEVLASAVKMSMLQSAEIEKNKKKSGRPEVTEAQEETALELATVIPQLLNKFGADPATATIVLRMEHFLDLEVFQTLRQDSTKYEKLLDEISTQFNRHDDKRVVAEAAAALLHSRQYDELEELTDGKLAVLWENVINTLRSFDKTCELSMRGNLAEDHLKALSTVLMKISELARISDCMEVLETEGRAADSMSSTIELLVNIVSRGTFDQQTEDIDDLEDEVVSFAIKGIQFYFMWKVRSFQKFTQSETEIPDSVVDQVSVLRKRYDVGLIKTLSSRAIIDDIRMFATGALCDIHVLFGSLRNWTEESRGNANYKKLARLAHELEPKLLPELISIYDGVEKTFAKRTKKILNEPAEDEEPMDDDDSDEEEDEDEGLTQEEKLALELKSEKALCELAAKYVLAIAQKVLDQSGPHAGKLHKRLLRNQSRLGKNFSEVVAYLDPKKVRDHLYGKKLQKSKAASTRSAAAKPAISEEIVVDDEDEEEDEEEAVEEPEPEEGSKEDLRRRELLEEEEEEEPDVEEPPATNDDDDVLGD from the exons ATGGAGAGCGCGACAGCTTCCCCCGAACCCGAGTCGTCGCGTCGTCGATCTGGACGCGTCGTGCGAGCCCCCGAAAAGTTTAGCCCGGAGCCAGTCACCGCACCCAAGCGCAAAAGACatgatgatgacgatgaaggaaacgacgacgatgacatTCTTTCGGATGCTACCATGAGCGATGCTGCCGATAGTGACGAAGACCGGCCCCGCGCCAGACCAAAGAAGCGATCAGGCGCATCGCAAGGGAGCCGCGCAAGGAAGCCCGCAATCAAGAAACCAAAGACCAACGGTGTAGCTCCGTCTGGTCATTCTGCAAGCCTTCCGTCACGGCCCAAGAAATCCGTCAGAATTGCTACCGCCGACAGGCAAGCCGAGGGCTTGTATG CCGATGTTTTCGGTTCGGGGATGCCCTCGGACGAGGTTGCGGATAAGTGGCAGACCAGATATCAAGCCAATGATGCACTTGCTGTCGTGGAGCTCGTCAACCTTGTGCTCCAGTGTTCTGGTTGTGACCTCGAGGTCACTGAAGACGACATTCGCGACCCTGATAATTGCCAGGCTCGACTGACCGAGCTTCAAGACCTGTTCCAAGAGGCAT TAACTGAGTACCCCCTCATTTCCAGGGCGAAGAACACCAAAGCTTTCCGTGACCTCCTCACCGGATTCTTCCGGGGCGTTGTTCGCAGTGTCCACGAAACAGATGTCCTGTACAACGACGCTACCTTGATGGAGAACCTCGTCCGTTGGATAGCATCCATGTCGACCTCTTCACTTCGCCCGTTCCGCCACACCGCGACAACTGTCATCCTCTCCCTAGTCTACGGCCTTATCGATGTCGCAAACACGCTCGACGCCCGAATTACTGCGATCGAGCAACAGGTTGCGCAAGCCAAGCGCGGAAAGAATAAGGCGAAGCTGGCTGAGATGCAACGTACTCTCAACGAGGCCAATGAGAATAGAGAGCTGTGCGGCAATCACATCAAGGACTTTTTCGACACCACCTTCATTCACAGATACCGAGACATCGACCCGCGTATCAGGACGGAGTGTGTCGAGTCCTTGGGATCTTGGATCATTGGTCTTTCCACAGTGTTCATGCAGCCCGAGTACCTCCGTTATCTCGGTTGGATGCTGTCAGACACCGTCGCCTCTACCCGACAAGAAGTTCTCAGGCAATTGGCACGCATCTTTAGACGTGACGTGCAACAACTGGGTCACTTCATTGATCGTTTCCGGCCTCGTCTCATCGAGATCTCCACCAAGGACGCCGAGGTTTCCGTCCGTGTTGCTGCCATCTCTGTCATAAACGTACTACGGGACACCGGAATGCTCGAACCAGACGAAGTTGACTCAATCGGCAAGCTCATCTTTGATAGCGACATAAGAATTAGAAAAGCGGTTGTCAACTTCTTCACCTCTTGCGTCGAAGATTCTATCGAAGGCAAGATGGAAGAGCTTGGTGGACAGGATGCGCTTGAGGAGACATTTGGTGAGATCGATGAGGACGATTACGACTCGCCTCGCAGTACATGGGTCAACATCAAATGTTTGGCAGAGAACCTCGCCGCGTTTGATGCGCAAGTCGAGGGCGAGCAGCAGGACAATGGCACAGGCCTCGCTACCGCCGCAGACGTCACCCAGGCGAACGTTCCAGACACGCGAATCTCTCTTGCCTCCCAGGTCCTTTTCGAAAAGGTCCCCTACGTGAAGCAGTGGGAGCTATTGGCAGGCTACCTGCTCTACGATCATACAGTCAGTTCCAAGTCGAAATCCAAGTCTCACGGTGCTTCAACCGAGACTGCTTTCAAGAAAGCTGTTGGACCGCAGGGTACTGAGGAAGCTATTCTGCTCGAGGTTCTGGCATCCGCGGTAAAGATGTCGATGCTGCAATCCGCCGAGATTGAGAAGAACAAAAAGAAGAGTGGACGCCCGGAGGTGACAGAGGCGCAAGAAGAGACCGCTTTGGAATTAGCGACAGTTATTCCCCAACTCCTCAACAAGTTTGGCGCCGACCCTGCCACTGCTACGATCGTCCTTAGGATGGAGCACTTCCTTGACCTCGAGGTCTTCCAAACTTTACGGCAAGACTCAACCAAGTATGAAAAGTTGCTCGATGAGATAAGCACTCAGTTCAATAGGCATGACGACAAAAGGGTTGTTGCTGAGGCCGCCGCAGCTCTTCTCCACTCTCGCCAGTACGATGAGCTTGAGGAGCTGACTGACGGAAAGCTTGCGGTTCTGTGGGAGAATGTCATCAACACCCTGCGCAGCTTCGACAAGACCTGCGAGCTATCTATGCGCGGCAATCTAGCAGAGGATCATCTGAAGGCGCTTTCCACAGTGCTGATGAAGATCAGTGAGCTTGCTCGCATATCCGACTGCATGGAGGTCTTGGAAACGGAAGGACGCGCAGCCGACTCAATGTCATCCACGATTGAGCTCCTGGTGAACATTGTTAGTCGAGGCACGTTTGATCAACAGACCGAAGACATTGACGACTTGGAGGATGAAGTTGTCTCCTTTGCTATCAAAGGTATTCAGTTTTACTTCATGTGGAAGGTGCGGAGCTTCCAGAAGTTCACTCAAAGTGAAACCGAAATACCCGACTCTGTGGTGGATCAGGTTTCTGTCTTGCGTAAAAGATACGACGTCGGTCTGATCAAAACCCTGTCGTCCCGAGCTATCATCGATGATATCCGCATGTTTGCCACTGGCGCTCTCTGCGATATCCACGTGCTTTTCGGCTCCTTGAGAAACTGGACTGAAGAATCTCGCGGAAACGCAAACTACAAGAAACTTGCGAGGCTGGCTCACGAGCTTGAGCCCAAGCTTCTGCCAGAGCTGATTTCAATCTACGACGGCGTCGAGAAGACCTTTGCGAAGCGGACAAAGAAGATTCTCAACGAGCCAGCCGAAGATGAAGAACCAatggacgacgacgactcTGATGAAGAGGAGGACGAAGACGAAGGCCTAACGCAAGAGGAGAAGCTGGCGCTAGAGCTCAAATCTGAAAAGGCCCTGTGTGAATTGGCGGCTAAGTACGTCCTCGCTATTGCTCAGAAGGTCCTTGATCAATCAGGGCCGCACGCGGGCAAGCTTCACAAGCGACTTCTACGAAACCAGAGCAGGCTCGGCAAGAACTTCAGTGAGGTGGTGGCGTACCTTGATCCCAAAAAGGTCCGGGATCACCTGTACGGCAAGAAGTTGCAGAAGTCCAAGGCGGCATCGACAAGGTCCGCTGCTGCGAAGCCCGCCATTAGCGAAGAGATTGTCGTCGACGATGAGGATGAAGaggaagatgaagaagaagcagTCGAGGAGCCTGAGCCGGAAGAGGGCTCGAAAGAAGATCTACGACGGCGGGAGCTactcgaggaggaggaagaagaggaaccTGATGTGGAGGAGCCGCCTGCTACtaatgacgacgacgatgtaCTGGGCGACTAA
- a CDS encoding telomere-binding alpha subunit central domain-containing protein, producing MAMAETEAKKAMDLPKGFTPLSDIVEYKVRPRNYKCQMSLIDMSLSESEGQDVKLDIFRPEGDMPTAKSGDVVVAHQVKTQRYMSNSLSLITNFSTTLHIYSATTIPPPPQHPPAPSKPSAKDEKRNPAPIEGQYISWLYHNIDKTEIPEPEVFEIQANQSLNIKNKLCELQDVRDGKFHDLIVQVVKDPHDFEDKVTLYVSDYTENSDFFHYTNKRLDTNGGRDGDPYGYTHAKTRKTTSDTQWEGPFGKQTMQITCWNPHATVIRERRIKKDDWIRLFNVQVKYGSDGKNLEGFLREDRNKFKKKIYVDKVDMPEEGESMDPHVKNALRRKRDYEKQLKADSEETNYTKGTDKKRPAADQLEQKPQNSKKRRSLKRGQAAEKENETEKEAGEGKEIETPPDLNEQVVCENHDEPAVDVATILEPATQEFVFQNAPLIVKLPFHDAQYRTYVRIVDFHPPRIQDFACVHKRNEYDVLSDYSGTDSEDDNDDDDEQGRVTIDKYVSTSEQNWEWRFALCLQDATAAKDPKTREKKTNKFWVVVDNMDAQLLTGLDACDFRTNADALSQLREKMFILWGDLEEKKTTTLAEQGKKQKANVGKKKKTSDRPPDSDDENAVAGGASKNEKLAISNRPFTCCIRQYGIQVKEPDSEKADAGTGKRWQRMYGLFGTKISGY from the exons ATGGCGATGGCGGAGACCGAAGCCAAAAAGGCCATGGATCTCCCAAAGGGCTTTACGCCCCTGAGCGACATCGTTGAGTACAAGGTCCGCCCGAGAA ATTACAAATGTCAAATGAGTCTCATTGACATGTCTCTATCGGAGTCTGAGGGCCAAGACGTGAAACTCGACATCTTCCGACCTGAGGGAGACATGCCCACTGCCAAAAGCGGCGATGTTGTTGTTGCTCATCAAGTAAAG ACTCAGAGGTACATGAGTAATTCCTTGTCTCTGATAACGAATTTCAGCACAACCCTCCACATCTATTCAGCAACAACAATaccccctcctcctcagcACCCGCCAGCCCCCTCAAAGCCATCCGCCAAAGACGAGAAGCGAAACCCAGCACCCATAGAGGGGCAGTATATCTCTTGGCTGTACCACAACATCGACAAGACGGAAATCCCCGAACCTGAAGTGTTTGAGATTCAAGCCAATCAATCGCTCAATATAAAGAACAAGCTGTGCGAGTTGCAAGATGTTCGAGACGGCAAGTTCCATGATCTCATAGTCCAGGTCGTAAAAGATCCACACGACTTCGAAGACAAGGTGACGTTGTACGTTTCGGATTACACAGAGAATTCTGACTTCTTTCACTACACCAACAAACGCCTAGACACTAATGGTGGTCGAGACGGTGACCCATACGGCTACACCCATGCTAAGACTCGAAAAACCACCTCCGATACCCAGTGGGAGGGGCCTTTTGGCAAGCAAACCATGCAAATCACCTGCTGGAATCCCCATGCCACTGTCATCCGAGAAAGAAGGATAAAAAAGGACGATTGGATTCGCTTGTTCAATGTCCAGGTCAAGTATGGATCCGACGGGAAAAACCTGGAGGGTTTCCTTCGGGAAGATCGGAATAAATTCAAAAAGAAGATCTATGTCGATAAGGTGGATATGCCGGAAGAAGGAGAGTCAATGGATCCCCACGTCAAGAATGCCCTCAGAAGGAAGCGGGACTACGAGAAGCAACTCAAAGCTGATTCGGAAGAAACAAATTACACAAAAGGAACGGACAAGAAAAGGCCGGCGGCAGATCAGCTCGAACAAAAACCTCAGAATTCCAAGAAACGTCGATCATTGAAACGAGGTCAAGCTGCAGAGAAGGAGAATGAAACTGAAAAGGAGGCGGGCGAAGGCAAAGAAATCGAAACACCGCCAGACCTCAACGAGCAAGTGGTCTGCGAAAACCACGATGAGCCGGCCGTCGACGTGGCTACCATTCTCGAACCAGCAACACAAGAATTCGTCTTCCAGAACGCGCCCCTGATAGTCAAACTTCCCTTCCACGACGCACAGTACCGGACCTATGTTCGCATAGTCGACTTCCACCCTCCCAGGATACAGGATTTTGCTTGTGTCCACAAGCGAAACGAATACGACGTTCTGTCCGATTATTCTGGCACAGACTCGGAGGACGAtaatgacgacgacgacgaacaAGGGCGCGTAACCATCGACAAGTATGTAAGCACGAGCGAGCAGAACTGGGAGTGGCGCTTTGCTCTATGTCTCCAGGATGCCACCGCAGCCAAGGACCCAAAGACACgagagaagaagacgaaCAAATTCTGGGTTGTGGTGGATAACATGGACGCCCAGCTCCTGACAGGCCTTGACGCATGCGACTTCCGCACCAACGCGGACGCTTTGTCCCAGCTGCGCGAGAAAATGTTCATCCTCTGGGGAGACCTCGAAGAGAAGAAGACCACGACGTTGGCCGAGCAGGGCAAGAAGCAAAAGGCCAACGTgggaaagaagaagaaaaccaGCGACCGACCCCCTGATTCCGACGATGAGAATGCGGTTGCGGGCGGGGCGTCCAAGAACGAGAAGCTGGCTATCTCAAACCGTCCCTTCACTTGCTGCATACGTCAGTATGGTATCCAAGTCAAGGAGCCAGACAGCGAAAAGGCAGATGCAGGGACAGGGAAGAGATGGCAGCGTATGTATGGGCTTTTCGGAACCAAAATAAGCGGCTACTAG